A section of the Pedobacter sp. HDW13 genome encodes:
- a CDS encoding glycosyltransferase family 4 protein, producing the protein MKILFIAPLPLSPSDKVSGQSKAAKVLYDQLVLENHQVNVINLNKASLDSGKVSANRVILILKLLQKAFKNRKGHDLIYLSLAESFAGNMRDLVFYKIFQNNLDKVFIHMLGGAGMKDILSKNNLQKKLNANFMKKLAGVIVEGQVNADMFSQVMPQKKIHIVPNFAEDELFVSDEELAAKFQSLDKVNVLYLSNLLPGKGYQELVDAYLRLTPVEQEQLSLTFVGGFASTEDEKDFLNKISNNQGITYLGKYIGGNAKRETYLKHQIFCLPTYYPFEGQPISILEGYATGCAVITSNHSGIPYIFKDKLNGFMVEKKSVDSLVQALRKAITEKSTLEEMAIHNRNEALTNYRTKTYTDKIIKIFQN; encoded by the coding sequence TTTATGATCAACTTGTACTGGAAAATCATCAAGTGAATGTGATTAATCTTAATAAAGCATCACTTGATAGTGGCAAAGTTTCGGCTAACAGAGTCATCCTGATCTTAAAACTACTGCAAAAAGCATTCAAAAATAGAAAAGGACATGACTTGATCTACCTCTCTCTAGCTGAATCATTTGCCGGTAACATGCGTGATCTGGTATTCTACAAAATCTTTCAAAATAACTTGGATAAAGTATTTATTCATATGCTTGGAGGTGCGGGTATGAAGGATATTTTATCGAAAAACAATCTTCAAAAAAAGCTTAATGCTAACTTTATGAAAAAATTGGCTGGGGTAATTGTAGAGGGGCAAGTGAATGCGGATATGTTCAGTCAAGTAATGCCGCAAAAAAAAATACATATAGTACCAAATTTTGCAGAAGACGAACTTTTTGTATCGGATGAAGAATTAGCTGCAAAATTTCAGAGCTTGGATAAGGTTAATGTTTTATATCTAAGTAATTTATTGCCAGGTAAAGGATATCAGGAGCTGGTTGATGCCTATTTAAGGCTAACGCCAGTTGAACAAGAACAACTAAGTCTTACCTTCGTTGGAGGCTTCGCTTCGACTGAAGATGAAAAAGATTTTTTAAATAAAATTAGCAATAATCAGGGAATAACTTATTTGGGAAAATATATAGGAGGAAATGCAAAAAGAGAAACTTATCTTAAACATCAAATATTTTGTCTGCCGACCTATTATCCATTTGAAGGACAGCCAATAAGTATTTTAGAAGGATATGCAACTGGTTGTGCTGTCATCACAAGTAATCATAGCGGGATACCTTACATATTTAAAGATAAATTAAATGGTTTTATGGTTGAAAAAAAATCGGTAGACTCTTTAGTGCAAGCCCTCCGTAAAGCAATTACTGAAAAATCTACTTTGGAAGAAATGGCAATTCATAACAGAAATGAAGCCTTAACCAATTATAGAACTAAAACCTACACAGATAAGATAATCAAGATTTTTCAGAACTAG
- the hisH gene encoding imidazole glycerol phosphate synthase subunit HisH, with product MIAIIDYGVGNIRAFANIYKKLGVDFKIAKTAKDLEDTEKLILPGVGAFDHAMDELNASGMRETLDDLVLNKKKPVVGICVGMQMLAKSSDEGIAPGLGWIDGEVKKFDESLIKFKTHLPHMGWNDIRPLKTNKLLIGLEEKAKFYFLHSYYFHCNHLEDSIAEADYGIEFSCAVNKENVYGVQFHPEKSHEFGIQLLKNFSEL from the coding sequence ATGATCGCAATAATTGATTACGGCGTAGGAAATATCAGGGCATTTGCCAATATCTATAAGAAATTAGGTGTTGATTTTAAGATTGCCAAGACAGCAAAGGATCTTGAAGATACAGAAAAGCTTATTCTGCCTGGCGTAGGTGCGTTTGACCATGCCATGGACGAATTAAATGCTTCAGGAATGCGTGAAACACTAGATGACCTCGTGCTCAACAAAAAAAAGCCCGTTGTTGGAATATGTGTTGGCATGCAGATGTTGGCTAAATCTAGTGATGAAGGAATTGCACCAGGACTTGGTTGGATTGATGGTGAGGTTAAAAAATTTGACGAAAGTCTGATTAAATTTAAAACGCATCTTCCCCACATGGGATGGAATGATATCAGGCCTCTAAAAACGAATAAATTGCTGATCGGATTAGAAGAAAAGGCGAAATTCTATTTTTTACATTCTTACTATTTCCATTGTAACCACCTTGAAGATTCTATAGCAGAGGCTGATTATGGTATAGAATTTAGCTGTGCCGTAAACAAGGAAAATGTATATGGTGTACAGTTCCATCCAGAAAAGAGCCACGAATTTGGGATCCAATTGTTAAAAAATTTTTCTGAGCTATAA
- a CDS encoding WxcM-like domain-containing protein has product MSEVCRFYTIEHPFTAVERGWRGHQIEQRWFFASEGSFTVKIVKINDWTTPDPKLPQVEFLLSDQQPDILHVPKGYATLLKANEINSKLLIFADRKIEEASLDNYLYDTTYFNS; this is encoded by the coding sequence ATGTCTGAAGTTTGTAGATTTTACACAATTGAACATCCCTTCACAGCAGTGGAACGTGGCTGGAGAGGACATCAAATAGAGCAACGCTGGTTTTTTGCCAGTGAAGGATCTTTTACTGTTAAAATTGTCAAAATCAATGATTGGACAACTCCAGATCCCAAACTTCCACAAGTTGAATTTCTGTTAAGCGATCAACAACCTGATATTTTACATGTTCCTAAAGGATATGCTACACTATTAAAAGCCAATGAGATCAATTCTAAGTTGCTTATTTTTGCAGATCGTAAAATTGAAGAGGCAAGCTTGGACAATTATTTGTATGATACAACATATTTTAACTCATAA
- a CDS encoding N-acetyl sugar amidotransferase — translation MKSRPYQICTKTIMDTSDPNIVFNDKGESDYYVNYIENVLPNWHTGEMGYEELMKQAESIKKEGKGKDFDCIIGLSGGLDSSYAAYVAKEIMGLRPLIFHVDAGWNTQQAVSNIEKLLDGLKLDLYTEVINWEEMKDLQVSYLKSQIADQDGPQDIAFFSALYKFARKNKIKHIITGANFSTECCREPEEWGAYPGIDKLLINDIHNKFGKRELKSFPIVDILMYKVIYKYFLGMTVVKPLNLVPYVKLDAEKLLEEKFGWQKFQHKHHESRFTRFYEDYWLPKKFGYEKRRAHFSSLILTGQMTRDEALVRISKPELSEQVLKQEFEYVANKLELSVAELQELFDGENKTYHDYKNKRDLIGVGAKLMKVFGLEKRLFR, via the coding sequence ATGAAATCAAGACCATATCAAATCTGTACAAAAACAATAATGGATACAAGTGATCCAAACATTGTTTTCAACGATAAGGGAGAAAGTGATTATTATGTTAATTACATAGAAAATGTTTTGCCTAATTGGCACACAGGAGAAATGGGTTACGAAGAGTTGATGAAACAGGCTGAAAGCATCAAGAAAGAGGGAAAGGGGAAAGATTTTGATTGTATCATTGGTTTAAGTGGTGGATTAGATAGCTCTTACGCTGCCTATGTTGCTAAAGAGATTATGGGATTAAGACCTTTAATTTTCCATGTTGATGCAGGTTGGAATACGCAGCAGGCAGTTTCGAATATTGAGAAATTACTAGATGGTTTAAAACTAGATTTATACACTGAAGTAATTAATTGGGAAGAAATGAAAGACTTGCAGGTGTCCTATCTGAAATCTCAGATTGCAGATCAAGATGGCCCTCAGGATATCGCTTTCTTTTCGGCCTTATATAAATTTGCAAGAAAAAATAAGATCAAGCACATTATTACGGGGGCAAATTTTTCTACAGAATGCTGCAGAGAACCTGAAGAATGGGGTGCATATCCCGGTATTGATAAGCTTTTAATCAACGATATCCATAACAAGTTTGGTAAACGTGAACTTAAAAGTTTCCCAATCGTAGATATCCTGATGTACAAAGTCATCTACAAATATTTCTTAGGAATGACCGTAGTTAAGCCTCTGAACTTGGTGCCTTATGTAAAATTAGATGCTGAAAAATTATTGGAAGAGAAATTCGGATGGCAAAAATTTCAGCATAAACATCACGAATCAAGATTTACCAGATTTTATGAAGATTATTGGCTGCCAAAAAAATTCGGATACGAAAAACGTAGAGCCCATTTCTCAAGCCTAATTTTAACTGGACAAATGACCAGGGACGAAGCACTTGTTAGAATCTCAAAACCTGAATTAAGTGAGCAGGTGCTTAAACAAGAATTTGAATATGTGGCCAATAAACTGGAATTATCTGTAGCAGAACTCCAGGAATTGTTTGATGGAGAGAATAAAACTTACCACGATTATAAAAATAAACGTGACCTCATTGGAGTTGGGGCAAAATTAATGAAAGTGTTTGGGTTGGAAAAAAGGTTGTTCAGATGA
- a CDS encoding AglZ/HisF2 family acetamidino modification protein: MLRPRIIPCLLVHDRGLVKTVKFKDPKYVGDPINAVRIFNEKHVDELSVFDIDASVLKKEPDYRMIENLAAECRMPLCYGGGVKTAEQAQRIFSLGVEKIAISSAAVEDPTLVTKIAERVGNQSVVVVIDVKKKLLGGYEVYINNGKKATGKKPFELAKQVQANGAGEIVLNFIDNDGVMKGYDLNLAEKMRESITLPLTILGGAGSLDDIGALIHKFGIIGASAGSLFVFKGVYKAVLINYPNPEEKDQLIKDNFNLFKH, from the coding sequence ATGTTACGTCCTAGAATTATTCCATGTTTACTGGTCCATGATCGGGGCTTGGTTAAAACCGTCAAGTTTAAAGATCCCAAATATGTAGGTGATCCAATCAATGCAGTACGGATATTTAATGAAAAGCATGTAGATGAACTGAGTGTGTTCGATATAGATGCTTCTGTATTAAAAAAAGAGCCTGATTATCGTATGATTGAAAATTTGGCTGCAGAATGCAGAATGCCGCTATGTTATGGTGGAGGCGTTAAAACAGCCGAACAAGCCCAGCGCATTTTTAGCTTGGGCGTAGAAAAAATTGCGATCAGCTCTGCAGCAGTCGAAGACCCAACACTGGTAACCAAAATCGCAGAACGTGTAGGAAACCAGAGTGTAGTGGTAGTGATCGATGTGAAAAAGAAGCTCTTGGGAGGATATGAAGTCTATATCAATAATGGGAAAAAAGCAACAGGCAAAAAACCTTTCGAATTGGCAAAGCAAGTTCAGGCTAACGGTGCAGGGGAAATCGTACTCAACTTTATCGACAATGATGGGGTAATGAAAGGCTATGACCTCAATCTTGCCGAGAAAATGAGAGAGAGTATTACTTTGCCGCTTACGATCTTGGGCGGTGCAGGCTCATTAGATGATATCGGGGCTTTAATCCATAAATTTGGAATAATTGGCGCGTCAGCGGGAAGCTTATTTGTATTCAAAGGCGTTTATAAGGCGGTATTGATCAACTACCCAAATCCTGAAGAGAAAGATCAGTTGATCAAGGATAATTTTAATTTATTTAAGCATTAA
- a CDS encoding polysaccharide biosynthesis protein — translation MLKDKTLLITGGTGSFGSAVLQRFLHTDHFNEIRIFSRDEKKQDDMRNQLKNDKLKFYIGDVRDQASIDRAMHGVDYVFHAAALKQVPSCEFFPIEATKTNVFGTQNVISAAIANKVKKVICLSTDKAAYPINAMGISKALMEKVAIAASRDSTETVVCLTRYGNVMASRGSVIPLFLKQIQSNLPLTITDPKMTRFLMSLEDAVDLVLFAFEHGNPGDLFVNKAPAGTIGDLAQALKELCKANNEIHVIGTRHGEKLYETLCTREEMVKAEDMGEFYRIPADNRNLNYAQYFSEGETDISIIEDYHSHNTEQQDVEGMKRLLSTLPLIKREVFGDLNAVQYAR, via the coding sequence ATGTTAAAGGATAAAACTTTGTTAATTACGGGCGGTACAGGCTCATTTGGGAGCGCAGTGCTCCAACGTTTTTTACATACAGACCATTTTAATGAAATCCGTATTTTTTCTCGCGACGAAAAGAAGCAAGATGATATGCGTAACCAGCTTAAAAATGATAAGCTTAAGTTTTATATTGGAGATGTGAGGGATCAGGCCAGTATAGATCGTGCCATGCATGGTGTAGATTACGTTTTCCATGCAGCAGCATTGAAACAAGTTCCTTCATGCGAATTTTTTCCTATAGAAGCAACCAAGACCAACGTTTTTGGAACTCAAAATGTGATTTCTGCAGCCATCGCCAATAAGGTGAAAAAAGTAATTTGTTTAAGCACAGATAAGGCAGCTTATCCTATCAATGCAATGGGGATTTCTAAAGCTTTAATGGAAAAAGTTGCAATTGCAGCCTCCAGAGATTCTACCGAAACCGTGGTGTGTTTAACGCGTTATGGCAACGTAATGGCTTCCAGAGGTTCTGTTATTCCATTATTTTTAAAACAGATACAGAGCAACCTGCCATTAACCATCACCGATCCAAAAATGACAAGGTTTTTAATGTCGTTAGAAGACGCAGTTGATTTAGTACTCTTTGCATTTGAACACGGTAATCCCGGCGATTTATTCGTAAACAAAGCACCGGCAGGAACGATTGGCGATCTTGCCCAGGCATTAAAAGAACTTTGCAAAGCCAATAATGAGATTCATGTAATCGGTACCAGACATGGTGAAAAGCTCTATGAAACCTTGTGTACAAGAGAAGAAATGGTTAAGGCAGAAGACATGGGAGAATTTTATCGTATTCCAGCAGATAACCGTAATCTAAATTATGCGCAATATTTTTCTGAAGGAGAAACAGATATATCTATCATCGAAGATTATCATTCGCATAATACAGAACAACAGGATGTGGAGGGAATGAAAAGACTTTTATCTACCCTACCTTTAATTAAACGTGAGGTTTTTGGCGATCTTAATGCAGTACAATATGCAAGATGA